Proteins encoded together in one Qingshengfaniella alkalisoli window:
- the trpE gene encoding anthranilate synthase component I, with the protein MTPDFSEFAQGYEAGKNQLVYARLAADLDTPVSLMLKLADARPDSFMLESVTGGEVRGRYSIIGMKPDLIWRCRGTTAELNRMARFDPDSFQVEDKPPLDSLRALIAESRIDMPEDLPAMSAGLFGYLGYDMIRLVEHLPNVNPDALGLPDAVLIRPSVVAVLDGVKGEVTVVAPAWVESGQSAKAAYAQAAERVMDAIRDLERQAAGESRSLGQEVQDASEPVSNFTKQGYLDAVEKAKEYIRAGDIFQVVPAQRWTQDFKLPPFSLYRSLRRTNPSPFMFYFNFGGFQVIGASPEILVRVFGKQVTVRPIAGTRPRGETPEEDRALEADLLADKKELAEHLMLLDLGRNDAGRVSKIGSVRPTEEFIVERYSHVMHMVSNVVGELSDDHDALSALLAGMPAGTVSGAPKVRAMEIIDELEPEKRGVYAGGVGYFAANGDMDMCIALRTAVLKDEKLYIQAGGGVVYDSDPEAEFQETVNKSKAIRRAAEEAGRFNGGNS; encoded by the coding sequence ATGACGCCTGACTTTTCCGAGTTCGCCCAAGGATACGAGGCGGGAAAGAACCAACTGGTCTATGCCCGCCTGGCCGCCGATCTGGACACACCCGTTTCGCTTATGTTGAAACTGGCCGATGCCCGCCCCGACAGCTTCATGCTGGAATCGGTGACGGGCGGCGAGGTGCGCGGACGGTATTCCATTATCGGCATGAAGCCTGATCTGATCTGGCGGTGTCGCGGCACGACGGCCGAGCTGAATCGCATGGCACGATTCGACCCCGACAGTTTTCAGGTCGAAGACAAACCCCCGCTCGACAGCCTCCGGGCATTGATTGCCGAGAGTCGCATCGACATGCCCGAGGACCTGCCCGCGATGTCGGCAGGGCTTTTCGGCTATCTCGGCTATGACATGATCCGGCTGGTCGAGCATCTGCCAAACGTCAATCCAGACGCTCTGGGCCTGCCTGACGCTGTGTTGATCCGCCCGTCGGTCGTCGCCGTGCTGGACGGGGTGAAGGGTGAAGTAACGGTCGTCGCGCCCGCATGGGTCGAAAGCGGACAGTCGGCCAAAGCCGCCTATGCGCAAGCCGCAGAACGGGTCATGGACGCGATCCGCGATCTGGAACGTCAGGCCGCGGGCGAAAGCCGCTCTCTTGGGCAAGAGGTGCAAGACGCGTCCGAGCCCGTCTCCAACTTCACGAAGCAGGGCTATCTGGACGCTGTAGAAAAGGCGAAGGAATACATCCGCGCGGGAGACATCTTCCAGGTCGTGCCAGCGCAGCGCTGGACGCAGGACTTCAAGCTCCCGCCCTTCTCGCTGTATCGATCGCTCAGGCGCACCAACCCATCGCCCTTCATGTTCTACTTCAATTTCGGCGGCTTTCAGGTCATCGGCGCCAGCCCGGAAATTCTCGTGCGGGTCTTTGGCAAGCAGGTTACCGTTCGCCCGATCGCCGGCACCCGTCCGCGCGGCGAAACCCCTGAAGAAGACCGCGCGTTGGAGGCTGATCTGCTGGCCGACAAGAAAGAGTTGGCCGAACACCTGATGCTTCTCGATCTGGGTCGCAACGATGCCGGGCGCGTGTCAAAGATCGGCTCCGTGCGCCCGACAGAGGAATTCATCGTCGAGCGTTACAGCCATGTGATGCATATGGTCTCCAATGTCGTGGGTGAGCTGTCCGACGATCACGACGCGCTGTCGGCCCTGCTTGCAGGCATGCCCGCGGGTACCGTGTCAGGTGCGCCCAAGGTGCGTGCGATGGAAATCATCGACGAGTTGGAGCCGGAAAAGCGCGGCGTCTATGCAGGTGGTGTGGGCTATTTTGCAGCCAATGGCGATATGGATATGTGTATCGCGTTGCGCACCGCCGTTCTGAAAGATGAAAAGCTTTACATTCAGGCCGGTGGCGGCGTCGTCTATGACAGCGATCCCGAAGCCGAGTTTCAAGAAACAGTCAACAAATCCAAAGCGATACGACGCGCAGCGGAAGAAGCGGGGCGTTTCAACGGCGGGAACAGCTAG
- the moaC gene encoding cyclic pyranopterin monophosphate synthase MoaC, which produces MAGLTHFDDAGHAHMVDVSQKDITARVAVASGAVRMLPETLALVREGRVEKGDPLAVARLAGIMGAKRTSDLIPLCHPLPITKVAVDLREDEALPGIRIQATVKTTGQTGVEMEALTAVSTAALTLYDMLKAAEKSMEITDIHLDMKEGGKSGRYEVKG; this is translated from the coding sequence ATGGCTGGCCTGACCCATTTCGACGATGCGGGCCATGCGCATATGGTCGATGTGTCCCAAAAGGACATTACAGCGCGTGTGGCCGTTGCGTCAGGTGCCGTCAGGATGCTGCCGGAAACACTTGCCCTGGTTCGCGAAGGTCGGGTCGAGAAGGGCGATCCACTGGCCGTGGCAAGGCTGGCGGGCATAATGGGCGCAAAACGCACCTCCGATCTGATCCCCTTGTGTCATCCCTTGCCCATCACCAAGGTTGCCGTGGATTTGCGCGAGGATGAAGCCCTGCCCGGCATCCGCATTCAAGCCACCGTCAAGACGACTGGTCAGACTGGCGTGGAAATGGAGGCCCTGACCGCCGTATCCACCGCGGCACTAACGCTTTACGACATGCTGAAGGCTGCCGAAAAGAGCATGGAAATCACTGATATCCACCTTGACATGAAAGAAGGCGGCAAGTCAGGCCGATACGAGGTCAAGGGGTGA
- the trpC gene encoding indole-3-glycerol phosphate synthase TrpC, whose translation MSETILDKIKAYKLEEVAARKAETPLDTVEQRAKAAEPTRGFADALLEASRTGYGLIAEIKKASPSKGLIRPDFDPPALAKAYEDGGAACLSVLTDTPSFQGDDTYLTQARQATSLPALRKDFLYDPYQVIEARGLGADCILIIMASVSDAQAAELEATAFEWDMDVLVEVHNQDELERANQLKSRLLGINNRDLHSFETSLDTTRKLARIVPEDRIIVAESGISTREDLADLARYGVRSFLIGESLMRQDDVASATRRLLSQPLTSGMH comes from the coding sequence ATGAGCGAAACCATTCTGGACAAGATCAAAGCCTACAAGCTGGAAGAGGTCGCCGCCCGGAAGGCCGAAACCCCCCTTGACACGGTGGAACAACGCGCCAAGGCCGCAGAACCCACGCGCGGTTTTGCAGATGCACTTCTGGAAGCATCCCGAACCGGCTACGGCCTGATCGCGGAGATCAAGAAGGCAAGCCCGTCAAAAGGGCTGATCCGACCAGATTTCGACCCGCCTGCCTTGGCGAAGGCCTATGAGGATGGCGGCGCGGCATGCCTGTCGGTGCTGACCGATACGCCCTCCTTTCAGGGGGACGACACCTATCTGACGCAAGCGCGGCAAGCCACGTCTCTGCCGGCCCTGCGCAAGGATTTCCTGTATGATCCCTATCAGGTGATCGAGGCACGCGGGCTCGGGGCGGATTGCATCCTGATCATCATGGCCAGCGTCAGCGATGCGCAAGCGGCGGAACTGGAAGCCACCGCGTTTGAATGGGACATGGATGTGCTGGTCGAGGTCCACAACCAGGACGAGCTCGAACGCGCCAACCAACTGAAATCACGCTTGTTGGGCATCAACAACCGCGATCTGCATTCCTTCGAGACATCGCTGGACACCACTCGCAAGCTGGCCCGGATCGTCCCCGAGGACCGCATCATCGTGGCGGAATCAGGCATATCCACCCGTGAAGATCTGGCCGACCTCGCACGTTACGGGGTGCGTTCCTTCCTGATCGGCGAGAGCCTGATGCGGCAGGATGATGTCGCCAGTGCCACGCGTCGGCTGCTGAGCCAGCCGCTGACCTCCGGCATGCACTGA
- the lexA gene encoding transcriptional repressor LexA, whose product MLTKKQLDLLDLINRKVQKDGVPPSFDEMKEALDLRSKSGIHRLITALEERGFIRRLAHKARAIEIVKLPEALEGRSNGFTPRVIEGDKPAVPAAAAQNGNQVPLLGRIAAGLPIEAINDGADSVSVPPNMLRNAGAHYALEVKGDSMIEAGINDGDVVVIREGSSAENGEIVVAVVEGYEATLKRYRKRGSTIALEPANASYETRMFREDQVEVQGKLVGLIRTY is encoded by the coding sequence ATGCTGACCAAGAAGCAACTTGATCTGCTCGACCTTATCAATCGTAAAGTTCAGAAAGACGGCGTGCCTCCGTCTTTCGATGAAATGAAAGAGGCGCTGGATCTGCGATCCAAATCCGGCATTCATAGGTTGATCACCGCTTTGGAAGAACGTGGGTTCATTCGCCGCCTCGCACACAAAGCCCGCGCAATCGAAATTGTGAAGCTGCCCGAAGCGCTGGAGGGCCGTTCCAATGGCTTCACGCCGCGGGTGATCGAAGGTGACAAACCCGCGGTCCCCGCAGCTGCTGCGCAGAACGGAAACCAAGTGCCTCTTCTGGGGCGCATCGCAGCCGGTTTGCCGATTGAAGCAATAAATGACGGTGCCGACAGTGTAAGTGTCCCTCCGAACATGCTTCGCAATGCCGGCGCACATTATGCGCTGGAAGTGAAAGGTGACTCTATGATCGAGGCGGGCATCAATGACGGAGATGTGGTTGTCATCCGCGAAGGGTCGTCTGCAGAGAACGGCGAAATCGTTGTCGCTGTGGTAGAAGGCTATGAAGCCACGCTGAAGCGTTATCGCAAACGCGGCAGTACGATTGCACTGGAACCCGCGAATGCGTCCTATGAAACCCGGATGTTCCGTGAGGATCAGGTTGAAGTGCAGGGGAAGCTTGTCGGCTTGATCCGGACCTACTGA
- the trpD gene encoding anthranilate phosphoribosyltransferase, with the protein MSDDLKPLIAAAAQRPLTSDEARRAFDILFEGNATPSQMGGFLMALRTRGETVEEYAAAAAAMRERCIPVKAPDRAMDIVGTGGDGVGTLNISTATAFVVAGAGVAVAKHGNRNLSSKSGAADALGKLGIEVMNGADVVENALAENGIAFLMAPMHHPAMRHVMPTRSELGTRTIFNILGPLTNPAGVKYQLTGAFSRDIIRPMAETLQRLGSHGAWLVHGSDGIDEMTITGTTWVAALKNGEVTEFEIHPEDAKLPVHPLEAILGGEPAENARALAALLDGAQSAYRDAVCLNAAAALVVVGEASDLPEGVAMARESIDSGAAKHKVEGLAKASKANA; encoded by the coding sequence ATGAGCGACGATCTGAAACCGCTGATCGCTGCTGCGGCCCAACGACCTTTGACCAGCGACGAGGCCCGCCGGGCCTTCGACATTCTGTTCGAGGGCAACGCCACGCCAAGCCAGATGGGCGGTTTCCTGATGGCACTGCGGACCCGCGGCGAAACGGTAGAGGAATACGCCGCCGCCGCTGCCGCGATGCGCGAACGCTGCATTCCCGTGAAGGCACCTGATCGCGCAATGGATATCGTGGGAACCGGCGGTGACGGGGTGGGCACGCTGAACATCTCCACCGCCACCGCTTTCGTTGTAGCGGGGGCTGGTGTCGCGGTCGCCAAACACGGCAATCGCAATCTCAGTTCAAAGTCCGGCGCGGCCGACGCACTCGGCAAACTGGGTATCGAGGTGATGAACGGCGCGGATGTCGTCGAAAACGCGCTGGCCGAGAACGGCATCGCCTTTTTAATGGCCCCAATGCACCACCCCGCCATGCGGCATGTCATGCCCACGCGATCGGAACTTGGCACGCGGACAATTTTCAACATCCTCGGGCCGCTTACGAACCCTGCCGGCGTCAAATACCAACTGACAGGCGCATTTTCGCGCGACATCATCCGACCAATGGCCGAGACGTTGCAACGACTTGGATCGCATGGTGCCTGGCTTGTGCATGGCAGTGACGGTATCGATGAGATGACGATTACCGGCACGACATGGGTGGCCGCGCTGAAGAATGGCGAAGTCACCGAATTCGAAATTCACCCTGAAGATGCAAAACTGCCCGTCCACCCTCTGGAGGCGATCCTTGGTGGTGAACCGGCCGAAAACGCCCGCGCTTTGGCTGCCCTGCTGGATGGGGCGCAAAGCGCCTATCGCGATGCGGTCTGCCTGAATGCCGCTGCCGCTCTGGTTGTGGTCGGCGAGGCATCGGATTTGCCCGAAGGCGTGGCCATGGCCCGTGAAAGCATCGACAGCGGCGCAGCGAAACACAAAGTGGAAGGGCTGGCCAAGGCCAGCAAGGCAAACGCATGA
- a CDS encoding ComEC/Rec2 family competence protein, with the protein MKTWWQDHPELQLLQSISPVRTIALQRGRLLLWVPVFLATGIGLYFRLPNELAPAVLTFLALTAAALVLGARYADETTGPLLYALALVLVGVALTGARAHQVAGPVLGFRYFGPIEGRLIEIDRSGSDKLRITLDQVYLENTPISRIPDKVRVSLHGFVPVGVLQPGWRVATTGHLSAPEGPVEPGGFDFQRHAWFDRLGAVGYSRNPVVRIVPAEISWRIRVFGVRTALSAWVQSHLSGQTGAFAAAVLTGDRSSLDQKSTETMRATNLAHLLAISGLHMGLLTSVVFAALRTAIAILPPLALRVNAKKCAAVGAFFCASLYLLLSGGSIATQRAFIMVSVMLAAVLLDRKAITLRAVALAAIIVLVLFPETLLSPGFQMSFAATTALIWAFSGMKKIDRSHVPKWLWPVLTLVVTSVIAGLATAPIAAAHFNQMARYGLLANLLAVPVMGTIVMPAGLLAFLLAPLGLERWPFAIMGLGIDWIFFSASWVADWSGGVRKIVAPPANVLPLIGLGAVGVVISMGWLRLVGAIMLSVAASLWLGSQRPDMLISPSGGLVGLAGNEGRVLSKPRGDGFAASEWLENDGDAAGQREASARAKPKGRLFLGDIHVTVLTPGKARGLVECPEGLTISADVPDRQLDCPQLLAPDSFNATGALSVTKDGPGWIIRSSRIASGERLWNSKKLRLGVYPGPLSAPPEDALAALEVVYGVFEQIGQVSASNQ; encoded by the coding sequence CGGCGGTTCTGACTTTTCTCGCGCTGACAGCGGCTGCGTTGGTGCTTGGCGCTCGTTATGCCGATGAAACGACAGGGCCTCTGCTTTACGCGTTGGCGCTGGTGTTGGTCGGGGTCGCTTTGACGGGCGCGCGTGCCCATCAGGTTGCAGGTCCGGTTCTTGGGTTTCGCTATTTCGGCCCGATAGAGGGGCGCCTGATCGAGATCGACCGATCAGGCAGTGACAAACTGCGGATCACCTTGGACCAAGTGTATCTTGAAAACACGCCCATCTCGCGCATCCCTGACAAGGTGCGGGTGTCGTTGCATGGGTTCGTTCCCGTTGGTGTCCTCCAGCCGGGTTGGCGCGTGGCGACGACCGGGCATCTGTCGGCTCCTGAAGGCCCGGTGGAGCCGGGTGGGTTCGATTTTCAGCGTCACGCGTGGTTCGACAGATTGGGTGCAGTGGGCTACAGCCGCAACCCGGTCGTCCGGATCGTTCCGGCGGAAATAAGTTGGCGGATCAGGGTATTCGGAGTGCGAACGGCGTTGTCCGCATGGGTGCAAAGCCACTTGTCGGGACAGACGGGAGCATTCGCCGCGGCAGTCCTCACGGGGGACCGATCTTCGTTGGACCAGAAAAGCACGGAAACCATGCGCGCAACCAATCTCGCGCATCTTCTGGCAATTTCAGGGCTGCATATGGGGCTTCTGACGAGCGTGGTGTTCGCGGCATTGCGCACGGCGATCGCGATCCTGCCGCCATTGGCGTTACGGGTGAACGCGAAGAAATGTGCGGCGGTCGGCGCCTTCTTCTGCGCGTCCCTCTACCTGCTTCTGTCTGGTGGCAGCATCGCGACGCAAAGGGCGTTCATCATGGTTTCGGTGATGCTCGCCGCCGTACTTCTGGACCGTAAGGCAATCACGTTGCGCGCGGTTGCATTGGCCGCGATCATCGTTCTGGTGTTGTTTCCGGAGACGCTTTTGAGTCCGGGGTTTCAGATGTCGTTTGCTGCGACAACGGCGCTGATCTGGGCCTTCTCCGGTATGAAAAAAATCGACCGTTCTCATGTGCCCAAATGGCTGTGGCCCGTATTGACCCTGGTGGTTACCTCCGTGATCGCAGGGCTTGCGACAGCTCCTATTGCGGCGGCGCATTTCAATCAGATGGCAAGGTATGGGCTGTTGGCGAACCTGCTGGCGGTTCCGGTGATGGGCACCATTGTTATGCCTGCGGGCCTGCTTGCGTTCCTGCTTGCACCGCTAGGATTGGAAAGATGGCCTTTCGCGATCATGGGGCTGGGTATCGACTGGATATTTTTCAGCGCGTCCTGGGTGGCAGATTGGTCGGGCGGGGTCAGGAAGATTGTGGCCCCACCGGCGAATGTGCTGCCCTTGATCGGTTTGGGTGCGGTGGGTGTTGTGATCTCGATGGGCTGGCTGCGATTGGTCGGCGCGATCATGTTGTCGGTTGCTGCGAGTCTTTGGCTCGGTTCTCAAAGACCCGACATGTTGATCAGCCCGAGCGGTGGACTCGTGGGGCTTGCCGGCAACGAAGGACGCGTGCTGAGCAAACCGAGAGGCGATGGGTTTGCGGCGTCAGAATGGTTGGAAAATGATGGGGACGCGGCCGGTCAGCGTGAGGCATCGGCGCGGGCAAAGCCCAAGGGCCGGCTATTTCTTGGGGATATTCACGTAACTGTTCTGACACCAGGAAAAGCGCGGGGACTGGTTGAATGTCCTGAAGGTCTGACCATCTCGGCTGACGTTCCGGATCGACAATTGGATTGTCCGCAGCTTCTTGCGCCGGACAGCTTTAACGCGACAGGGGCGCTCTCGGTCACAAAAGACGGGCCGGGCTGGATAATACGTTCTAGCCGCATCGCATCCGGTGAACGGTTATGGAACTCAAAGAAGCTCCGCTTGGGTGTCTATCCGGGCCCTCTATCTGCCCCGCCAGAAGACGCCCTCGCTGCCCTTGAAGTTGTTTACGGGGTTTTCGAGCAGATCGGTCAGGTCAGTGCGAGCAATCAGTAG
- the glp gene encoding gephyrin-like molybdotransferase Glp, with translation MISVPEALGRIFALLTPVGTENIPLRQANGRVLAVDAIAPRDQPPFPASAMDGYAIRHDDAELGKELTVIGTSAAGAAFAGPIGNGKAVRIFTGAPVPVGADRIVIQEHTTRDADRIKISDLSEQDFIRARASDFAEGFRLGAPRRLGATELTLLASMNQPEIEVYRRPKVAIISTGDELVMPGDDVRADQIFASNAFGLAALVENMGGIAQILPIARDNLSALRGAFDLAANSDLIVTSGGASVGDHDLLGNAAEELGLTRYFYKVAMRPGKPLMAGMFNGIPLIGLPGNPVSSIVCGTIFVCPALRYLQGLPAAPIQRITATLGRDLPHNGPREHYMRAMFESGSVTVYDHQDSSLQTILSGANCLLIRPPNAAPAQAGQEVEIIQI, from the coding sequence GTGATATCTGTCCCCGAGGCATTGGGGCGGATTTTCGCATTACTGACGCCTGTTGGAACGGAAAACATTCCCTTACGGCAAGCCAACGGGCGCGTGCTGGCAGTAGATGCAATCGCGCCGCGCGACCAACCGCCCTTCCCTGCTTCCGCGATGGACGGCTACGCGATCCGGCATGATGACGCGGAACTCGGGAAAGAACTCACCGTTATCGGCACCTCGGCAGCCGGTGCCGCCTTCGCAGGGCCTATCGGCAACGGGAAAGCCGTTCGCATTTTCACCGGTGCGCCCGTACCTGTCGGCGCAGATCGGATCGTTATCCAGGAGCACACGACGCGCGACGCAGACCGGATCAAGATCAGCGACCTGTCTGAGCAAGACTTTATCCGTGCGCGTGCCTCTGATTTTGCGGAGGGCTTCCGCTTGGGCGCACCACGTCGCTTGGGGGCCACTGAACTCACCCTTCTCGCGTCGATGAACCAGCCTGAAATCGAGGTATATCGCCGCCCCAAAGTAGCGATCATCTCTACCGGCGACGAACTTGTCATGCCTGGCGACGATGTGCGGGCTGACCAGATTTTTGCTTCGAACGCTTTTGGGCTGGCCGCGCTGGTCGAGAACATGGGCGGCATCGCGCAAATACTGCCAATTGCGCGTGATAATCTGTCAGCCTTGCGCGGCGCATTCGATCTCGCCGCGAACTCGGACTTGATTGTCACCAGCGGTGGCGCCTCGGTCGGCGACCACGATCTTCTAGGGAACGCTGCTGAAGAGCTTGGTTTGACGCGTTATTTCTACAAGGTCGCGATGCGTCCGGGCAAGCCGCTGATGGCTGGTATGTTCAATGGAATACCCTTGATTGGGCTTCCCGGAAATCCAGTATCATCAATAGTATGCGGCACAATCTTTGTGTGCCCAGCCTTGCGCTACCTGCAAGGCCTTCCAGCTGCGCCGATACAGCGTATAACCGCGACACTCGGCCGGGATCTGCCGCATAATGGTCCGCGAGAACATTACATGCGTGCGATGTTCGAAAGCGGTTCGGTTACCGTCTATGACCACCAGGACAGTTCTCTTCAGACAATCCTCAGTGGCGCGAACTGTTTGCTGATCCGCCCGCCCAACGCTGCGCCTGCCCAGGCCGGTCAAGAAGTGGAAATCATTCAAATATGA
- a CDS encoding anthranilate synthase component II has translation MLLLIDNYDSFTYNLVHYLGELGADVRVWRNDAITADQALELTPSAILLSPGPCTPDQAGICLELTEAAAQAKIPLMGVCLGHQTIGQAFGGKVVRCHEIVHGKMGEIHHKDAGIFRDLPSPFKATRYHSLVVERESLPDCLEVTAWLDDGTIMGLRHKELPIEGVQFHPESIASEHGHQMLANFLGKNAAVAA, from the coding sequence ATGCTGCTACTTATAGATAACTACGACAGTTTCACCTATAATCTGGTGCATTATCTGGGCGAGTTGGGTGCCGATGTCCGGGTCTGGCGTAACGACGCGATAACGGCGGATCAGGCCCTTGAGCTGACCCCTTCGGCGATCCTACTGTCGCCCGGCCCTTGCACGCCGGATCAGGCGGGTATCTGCCTGGAACTGACCGAAGCGGCGGCCCAGGCCAAGATCCCCCTGATGGGCGTTTGCCTTGGCCACCAGACCATCGGTCAGGCGTTCGGTGGAAAGGTCGTGCGGTGCCATGAAATCGTGCATGGCAAGATGGGAGAGATCCACCACAAGGACGCCGGCATCTTTCGTGATCTGCCTTCACCCTTCAAGGCTACCCGCTATCATTCCCTGGTCGTGGAGCGCGAAAGCCTGCCCGACTGCCTGGAAGTCACTGCCTGGCTCGACGACGGCACCATCATGGGGCTGAGGCACAAGGAACTGCCGATCGAGGGCGTCCAGTTCCACCCGGAAAGCATCGCCTCCGAGCACGGTCACCAGATGCTCGCCAACTTCCTCGGCAAGAACGCGGCAGTAGCGGCATGA